The DNA region AAGACAGAGATCGAAACGAGTGAACAGACAAAACTAAGCAACACGCAACGAAGTTCTATTAAGTATTAAGTGAATGCGAGTGAGCTTAAGCCGGCCTTAGTGGCCAGCACAGATCGTCCCATGCAGTCTTTGTCCGCCAACAGCAACATCTCCAAACTCAAGTCTGACGATTCTTGACCCTAGCCCGAGAGTTGAACCAAACACAAGAGGTCCGTCCATCCTGTCGACCCAAGGCATCTTCGATTTTTTTTGTCGGGGGTGTTTATTCTTTTCGTGTTCTTGTCTGGGGCGACGGGTATAACTGGGTATCAAAGCACGATACTtggtaaaaaaaaaaaaagggagagGACAAATCAAACAAAAAAAGGgcaacgacgaggagaaaATGACTTCGAAAAAGACCGAAACTGGAATAGAGTCGCCTCCTACCAGGTTTCGCCTTCCGATGCGTATGTTGAAAAGAGGGATATAGGAAAGGGTATCAGGTAGAACCAGTCTTGATGGGGTATCTTGAAATGCAGATCCGATTCCCGAACAAACCCATCCGAGTGAAATGAGTTGTCATGTAAGGTTGTTGCTCTTCCTCCGAATCTCGATCCGATCGATGCGTGCACATATTTTCTTTATTTTGACGGTTGTCATAGGTTTTATCTCTGCCTCATTCCTCCGAGTGCGATGAGCGAGACACCCACTTGCGAGGAAAAGACATCGAACCCATCTTCGCACTCTATGCGGCGGCTGTGACGGGGGCAGGGGTGGAAGAAGCGACATTCTCCGGCTTGTTCTCCGGCTCCTCAGCAGCCTTGGAGGTCTCGGCAGCGGGAgtctcggtggcgggctTAACAGCGTCGGCAGCGGGGGCTTCCTCAGGCTTTTCCTCGgtcttctcgagcttctcggcggaCTTCTCAGTCTTGCCACGGCCCTTGATGGTGGCGCGAAGCTTGGAGAAGGTGCTGGTCTTCTCTGCCTTCTCGGTCTCTTCGCCGTCAGACTGAGCAGGGGACTTGGCCGGGGACTTGTCGCGCTTGCCGAAACCAAAAGGCAGGGAAGACTTGCGCTTCTCCTTGAGCTCAGGGCGGCTCTCACCGTTGGTTGCGGGAGCAGTCTCCTTGATCTCAACGGGAACCGTGCTGGGGTTGGCCACATCAACGGCCAGAGGGGTGGTGGCCTCAACGGGAGGAATGACAGGGGCAGTCTCAGCAGCAGGAGTCACCTCACCCTCCTTGGCAAGGGTGGGAGCGGCCTCagcgtcggcagcggcggctgccttcttctccttcttgccaAAGACACCAAAGATGCTGTTGCGCTTGGTAGGAACAggcttctccttcttctcctccttaGGAGTCTCCTTGGCAGCCTCGGCAGGCTTGTCCTCGGCAGCAGTCTCTGTGGCAACGACAGGAGCCTCAGTGACAGGAGCAACAGGGGTctcggcgggggcggcgacctcggcaacGGGGGCCTCAGTCACAGGAACAGCGGGAgtctcctccttggcggcctcggcaacGGGGGcggtctcctccttctcttccttcttctcgtccttcttgcCGAGCAGGTTGCCAAAGATGGAACCACGCTTGCGGCTAGCAGAGCGGCGCTTGgactcctccttcttgggctcctcctccttgggggtctccttgacggcggcctcctcggtAGCGGCGGGCACAGCAACAGCCTCAGCGGCAGGTGCCTcagcgacagcggcagcCTCAGCGGCGggagcctcggcggccttctcttccttcttggCGGGCTTAAGGCTCTCGAGGGCGGTCTTGTAGGCCTCAGTCTCGGCGATGGTAGAGGcgagctccttggcctcAGCAATCTTGAGCTTCAGCTGGGAGATCCAGTTGTCACGGTCCTCGGCGTTGGCAGCCTTGAAGGTGTGCTTGTGGCCCTTAGCGGTGAAGTGGAACTTGTTGGCGCCATCAgcggcgggctcggcggcgtcggcctgAGAAATGACTGTTAGTAAGTTGCTTTTGGTACTAGTTCAATGATCGTTCATACCAAGTTAATAACGCCCTGGGGAGCGGTCTTGTCGCCGAAGAAAAGGAGACCCTTGCCGGTGTGGGAGGCCCAAGCAGCGTTGTGGTGAGCAGCCTCAGTGGACTTCTCGCTCTTCAGGTAGGAAGAGAGGTTCTTGAACTCGACGGCATCGTTTCCGAACCAGAAGAACTCCTTGGAGTAGATGAAGTTCCTGGGAAAAGCTGTCAGTATACGCTGATCATAGTCGGGAGATGTGCGCTTGGCTTACTTTGGGAAGTTGGCGCCCTTGTGCTCGAGCGTACCCTCCTCAACGGGAACAacctccttcttggcctcctcgacgggaGCAACGGCCTCAGCCGGGgtctcggtggcggtggtggtggccgggGTCTCGGTAGTCGCGTCGGCagtgacggcggcgggagccTCAGTGGTCTCGACGGGCTTCGTCTCGGCAGCGGGCTGCTCGGTGGTGACGGCAGGGACAGTCTCCTTGGGGACCTCGACGGGCTTCTGTTCTTCGGCCATTGTGTATGTGTAGGTGAGAAAGTGGGGGGTGGGTATCGAAAAAGTCTGGTGACAGACTTGGGTATCACAATGAAAAGGTGTAAATCAAAAGCACTACCTAAAGTACTGTATTGGTCGTGGAAGAGGGTGGTGTGATCTCTTGGTCAAGAGTCAAGGGGAGAATAATggcagaagaaaaaaagacctGTAAATGGTGGCAGAGGGAAGAcgggagaaggagggaggaaaAACGGGAGGTCGAGCGGGACGTTGGGGGTACTTATTCGCAGAAGCGTGACAGGAGAAGGCTTTGCCCTTGCCAGGAGGCCCGGTTGAAGGAGGTTCACGGTCCAGTTAGTTAGTCCCTTGcgaaggaaaaaagaggcGTGGGCCCGTCCTGAGTGGCTCCCTccagggtgtgtgtgtgtgtgtgcgtgtgtgccAGGGAGAGGTACACTGAATACTGTTAGAAAGAGAGCAGAGACTGAGAGAGAGCGTGTGGGAGTATCAGGGTAAAGCGTGTCAGTGTCAGTGTCAGTTTGGAGGGCGGCACTGGCTCGGACTGTCTCGTTGCTTGGGGGAAACGGTACAGATGCGCGATACGGTGCGGACGGTGGCCAAACCGTAAAGCAAGAGGGAGGGATGTGGATGGGTTGGGATGGGATGCGCGGTGTCTGAGCTCTAGAGGCCCAGGCAAGTGCGACGAGGAGGTCTGGTGGTCGGTCCGCTGAGCAGCTTGGGCGCAAAGGAGAGGACGCGGTGTGAAAGGCAAGaggcgtgtgtgtgtgtgtgtgtgtgtgtgtgtgtgtgaggtTCGACGATTGAGGTACGATCAAGGACAAGGGTCTGGAGGGAAGCCGTTCCGTACGGATACTTTTTAGTGGGGGGCACTTTCCCTTGCTGTCGTGGCCCTGTCAGCATCACACCTACCACGACGTATACTACCTGCGCTAGGTACTACCTTTCCTACCTCCCCAGCTCTGTACTTGGGAGACAGCGGCCAGTCAGTGTCAAACGGTACACTGACCTTGAGTAACACTGGTGAGTGGGACCTCTATCTCCGtttcctctcttccttcaCTTCTAGTGCTAAACTGTTGTCACTAGCCTGCTGTTGGTTTCTGTTGGACTCGCCTGGGCTGTTCGACCTTCAAGAAGATTCGCAGTGTTTGGAAATAGAGAGGTGCCAAGGAACGGGAT from Colletotrichum higginsianum IMI 349063 chromosome 4, whole genome shotgun sequence includes:
- a CDS encoding immunogenic protein, which codes for MAEEQKPVEVPKETVPAVTTEQPAAETKPVETTEAPAAVTADATTETPATTTATETPAEAVAPVEEAKKEVVPVEEGTLEHKGANFPKNFIYSKEFFWFGNDAVEFKNLSSYLKSEKSTEAAHHNAAWASHTGKGLLFFGDKTAPQGVINLADAAEPAADGANKFHFTAKGHKHTFKAANAEDRDNWISQLKLKIAEAKELASTIAETEAYKTALESLKPAKKEEKAAEAPAAEAAAVAEAPAAEAVAVPAATEEAAVKETPKEEEPKKEESKRRSASRKRGSIFGNLLGKKDEKKEEKEETAPVAEAAKEETPAVPVTEAPVAEVAAPAETPVAPVTEAPVVATETAAEDKPAEAAKETPKEEKKEKPVPTKRNSIFGVFGKKEKKAAAAADAEAAPTLAKEGEVTPAAETAPVIPPVEATTPLAVDVANPSTVPVEIKETAPATNGESRPELKEKRKSSLPFGFGKRDKSPAKSPAQSDGEETEKAEKTSTFSKLRATIKGRGKTEKSAEKLEKTEEKPEEAPAADAVKPATETPAAETSKAAEEPENKPENVASSTPAPVTAAA